One window of Bacteroidales bacterium genomic DNA carries:
- the tatC gene encoding twin-arginine translocase subunit TatC has product MAEETSNKKKGEKSPEKEMSFWEHLEELRWHLVRSVIILLLLAIAAFIMRRFIFDEILLAPKDPDFITYRAFCAIGRWLSLDLCMGTVPMEIVNIQMSGQFMTHVYVSMMAAVVIAIPYLLWEIWSFIRPALLPNEKKYSQGAVVYSSILFIIGMLFSYYLIVPLTINFFSSYQVSTAVTNTITLSSYISTVVSVTLACGLVFELPIIVFFLTKVGILTPAFMKKNRKYVLVILLTIAAIITPPDVFSQILVTIPLMGLYEFSIFVSVRVYKKQTAKFAG; this is encoded by the coding sequence ATGGCTGAAGAAACTTCAAATAAAAAGAAAGGCGAAAAATCTCCCGAAAAGGAGATGAGCTTCTGGGAGCACCTTGAAGAGCTGCGATGGCATCTGGTCAGGTCAGTCATTATACTGCTCCTGCTGGCAATCGCAGCTTTTATAATGCGCAGATTTATTTTTGATGAAATCCTCCTGGCTCCGAAAGATCCCGATTTTATTACTTACCGGGCTTTCTGTGCGATAGGCAGATGGCTTTCCCTGGATTTATGTATGGGCACCGTCCCCATGGAAATCGTTAATATCCAGATGTCCGGGCAGTTCATGACCCATGTCTATGTTTCGATGATGGCAGCTGTTGTAATTGCTATTCCTTACCTGTTATGGGAAATATGGAGTTTTATCAGGCCTGCCCTTTTACCCAATGAAAAAAAATATTCACAAGGTGCGGTTGTGTATAGCTCTATTCTGTTTATTATTGGCATGCTCTTCAGCTATTATCTTATTGTCCCTCTTACCATCAACTTTTTTTCATCCTACCAGGTGAGCACTGCGGTCACCAATACCATTACGCTGAGTTCATATATCAGCACTGTCGTATCTGTTACCCTGGCATGCGGCTTAGTGTTTGAATTGCCCATTATTGTTTTCTTCCTTACAAAAGTGGGCATCCTGACACCTGCATTCATGAAAAAGAACCGGAAATATGTGCTGGTCATCCTGCTCACAATTGCTGCTATTATTACCCCGCCTGATGTTTTCAGCCAGATACTTGTTACCATCCCGCTGATGGGGCTTTACGAATTCAGCATCTTTGTTTCGGTAAGGGTATATAAAAAACAAACGGCTAAATTTGCTGGTTAA
- a CDS encoding alpha/beta fold hydrolase, giving the protein MDLFYREYGEGQPIVILHGLLGISDNWVGIARKIAEEGYRVLIPDQRNHGQSPQHPVFNYYALTDDISEFIETKSLDKPIILGHSMGGKVAMRYTLENPNSVSRIIIVDTSLRTYVRFDYHLKFIDAMLSVDFSRSGSRQEVEKVLSEKISDERLVQFLLKNLYWKEKNLLAWRPNLQAISYHIEAMYDGVFYSTRFEKPALFIRGGKSDYILEEDYTAIYQNFPQAIIRTIENGTHWVHADEPAEFYRLLLEFLKS; this is encoded by the coding sequence ATGGATCTTTTTTACAGGGAATATGGAGAAGGACAGCCTATAGTCATTCTTCACGGATTACTGGGGATTTCCGATAATTGGGTGGGTATTGCCAGGAAGATTGCTGAGGAAGGATACAGGGTGTTGATCCCGGATCAGCGCAATCATGGGCAATCGCCGCAACATCCAGTCTTCAATTATTATGCTCTGACGGATGATATCTCGGAATTCATTGAAACAAAAAGTTTAGACAAGCCCATCATCCTGGGTCACTCAATGGGTGGAAAGGTCGCGATGCGCTACACGCTGGAAAATCCTAATTCAGTGAGCAGGATAATTATTGTCGATACCAGCCTCAGAACGTACGTCAGGTTTGATTACCATCTTAAGTTTATCGATGCAATGCTTTCAGTTGATTTCAGCCGGTCAGGCAGCCGGCAGGAAGTTGAAAAGGTGCTTTCAGAGAAAATCAGCGATGAACGCCTGGTTCAATTCCTGTTGAAGAATCTTTATTGGAAGGAGAAAAATCTTTTGGCATGGCGGCCTAACCTGCAGGCAATCAGCTATCACATTGAGGCAATGTATGACGGGGTTTTTTATTCGACCCGTTTTGAAAAACCGGCCCTTTTTATCAGGGGAGGCAAATCAGATTACATCCTTGAGGAGGATTATACGGCCATTTATCAGAATTTTCCTCAGGCGATTATCAGGACCATTGAAAATGGCACTCACTGGGTCCATGCCGATGAGCCTGCAGAATTCTATCGCCTGTTATTAGAATTTTTAAAATCCTGA
- a CDS encoding pyridoxine 5'-phosphate synthase, whose protein sequence is MVRLSVNINKIATLRNARGGNVPDVVKAALDCERFGAQGITVHPRPDERHIRFLDARDLKPLLKTEFNIEGNPTPDFIKLVLEIIPAQVTLVPDTAGQLTSDHGWDTIKNLGKLREIIAEFHRSGIRTSIFLDPDVKMIEYAQATGTDRIELYTESFAKEFPKNRDVAILPYAEAANAAQKLGLGLNAGHDLNLDNLNYFAANIPGLLEVSIGHALICDALYFGLENAIQLYLRQLKHTF, encoded by the coding sequence ATGGTTCGTTTGAGTGTTAATATCAATAAAATTGCCACGTTACGCAATGCCAGGGGCGGCAATGTGCCCGATGTTGTGAAAGCAGCCCTGGATTGTGAAAGATTCGGCGCCCAGGGAATTACCGTTCATCCCCGGCCGGATGAGCGTCATATCCGGTTCCTGGATGCACGGGACCTGAAGCCATTACTCAAGACCGAATTCAACATTGAAGGGAACCCAACCCCGGATTTTATCAAGCTGGTGCTGGAGATTATCCCTGCCCAGGTGACTCTCGTTCCTGACACTGCCGGCCAGCTTACATCTGATCACGGCTGGGACACGATTAAGAACCTCGGAAAACTCAGGGAAATCATCGCTGAATTTCATCGTTCAGGCATAAGAACTTCCATTTTTTTAGATCCTGATGTTAAAATGATTGAGTATGCGCAGGCAACGGGTACTGACAGAATTGAGCTATACACTGAAAGCTTCGCGAAGGAATTCCCGAAAAACAGGGATGTAGCCATCCTTCCGTATGCAGAAGCGGCAAATGCAGCGCAGAAGCTAGGTCTTGGGCTCAATGCAGGTCATGATCTCAATCTCGATAATTTGAATTATTTCGCCGCGAATATTCCGGGGTTACTGGAGGTTTCCATTGGCCATGCCTTGATTTGTGATGCTCTTTATTTTGGGTTGGAGAATGCCATTCAACTTTACCTGCGGCAGTTAAAACATACATTTTAA
- a CDS encoding DsrE/DsrF/DrsH-like family protein has translation MSNVKSNPIKKVSIICAKGSLEDVYAAFVMGNGAVMEGIEANLFFTFFGLEAIMKRRMDKLHTGVVGNPAMRLPGGARMPTWLGVIPGMEAMVSSMMKKQMDKLDVPPVSEFIELFVAGGGNLYACKLAADMFKVRKEDLSEHVKGIITVGEFYELAGGEGSQIIFT, from the coding sequence ATGAGTAATGTAAAATCAAATCCGATTAAGAAAGTTTCCATCATCTGTGCAAAAGGATCTCTTGAAGATGTTTATGCAGCTTTTGTGATGGGGAACGGCGCCGTAATGGAGGGAATAGAAGCGAACCTTTTCTTCACCTTTTTCGGTCTTGAAGCCATCATGAAAAGAAGGATGGATAAACTACATACGGGTGTCGTAGGCAATCCTGCGATGAGACTTCCTGGTGGGGCTCGTATGCCGACCTGGCTGGGTGTAATACCTGGCATGGAAGCGATGGTTTCATCCATGATGAAAAAACAGATGGACAAGTTGGATGTTCCGCCGGTCAGCGAATTCATCGAATTGTTTGTAGCCGGAGGTGGCAATCTTTATGCCTGCAAGTTAGCTGCAGATATGTTCAAAGTTCGCAAAGAAGATCTGAGTGAACATGTAAAAGGAATTATTACTGTCGGCGAGTTTTATGAATTAGCAGGTGGAGAAGGCTCACAGATCATCTTTACCTGA
- the dtd gene encoding D-aminoacyl-tRNA deacylase: protein MRAVIQRVTQASVSIGGNLKSRIGPGLLVLLGIEESDGQEDIGWLCGKICRMRIFNDTGGVMNLPVMEVNGEILVISQFTLHASTKKGNRPSYIHAARPETAIPLYEKFVKQLSSDLGKDVKTGEFGAMMQIQLINDGPVTIIIDSKSRE from the coding sequence ATGAGAGCAGTTATCCAACGGGTTACACAAGCCAGCGTCAGCATTGGCGGTAATTTAAAGAGCCGGATTGGTCCAGGTTTACTTGTTTTATTAGGTATTGAAGAATCTGACGGACAGGAAGATATCGGGTGGCTTTGCGGAAAGATCTGCAGGATGAGGATTTTCAATGATACCGGCGGGGTAATGAATCTTCCGGTTATGGAAGTAAATGGTGAAATATTGGTAATAAGTCAGTTTACCCTGCATGCCAGCACAAAGAAAGGGAACAGGCCATCTTATATCCACGCAGCCAGGCCTGAAACCGCTATTCCGCTTTATGAGAAATTTGTAAAGCAATTAAGTTCTGATCTGGGAAAAGACGTTAAAACCGGGGAATTCGGCGCCATGATGCAGATTCAGCTTATCAATGACGGGCCGGTCACTATTATTATCGACAGCAAGTCAAGGGAATAA